The following coding sequences are from one Halorubrum sp. BOL3-1 window:
- a CDS encoding RsmB/NOP family class I SAM-dependent RNA methyltransferase: protein MNPLDRYESLVDDVDAFRAACDRPLPSVVRTNGIAATPARVREAFDEAGVAHEPVDWHDGIFRLPDGNPGGNWPHVHGWTHGQEEVSVLPGLALDPQPGERVWDACAAPGSKTTQIADAMDDEGTVVANDNNLGRLSALRHNAERLGVTNAVVTNQDARNFSTKPLAFDEFDRALVDAPCSCEGTCRKNPDVLDEWTLDHVRAVAGIQKGILARAVQATRPGGVVVYSTCTFAPEENEAVLDHVLANEDCELVAFELPLETDPGLTEWDGETFDESVTRAKRVYPHHNDTGGFFCAKLRVGGETSDGRGDDAVGVDGVSA from the coding sequence ATGAATCCGCTCGACCGATACGAGTCGCTCGTCGACGACGTCGACGCGTTCCGGGCGGCGTGCGACCGGCCGCTCCCCTCGGTCGTGCGCACGAACGGAATCGCGGCGACGCCGGCCCGCGTCCGCGAGGCGTTCGACGAGGCGGGCGTCGCCCACGAGCCGGTCGACTGGCACGACGGGATCTTTCGGCTCCCGGACGGGAACCCCGGCGGGAACTGGCCGCACGTCCACGGCTGGACTCACGGGCAGGAGGAGGTGTCCGTGCTGCCCGGGCTCGCGCTCGACCCGCAGCCGGGCGAGCGCGTCTGGGACGCCTGCGCGGCGCCCGGCAGCAAGACGACGCAGATCGCGGACGCGATGGACGACGAGGGAACCGTCGTCGCCAACGACAACAACCTCGGACGGCTCTCTGCGCTCCGGCACAACGCCGAGCGGCTCGGGGTGACGAACGCGGTCGTCACGAATCAGGACGCCAGAAACTTCTCGACGAAGCCGCTGGCGTTCGACGAGTTCGACCGCGCCCTGGTCGACGCCCCCTGCTCGTGTGAGGGGACCTGTCGGAAGAACCCGGACGTCTTAGACGAGTGGACGCTGGACCACGTCCGCGCGGTCGCGGGGATCCAGAAGGGAATCTTGGCCCGCGCCGTCCAGGCGACCCGTCCCGGCGGGGTCGTCGTCTACTCCACGTGTACGTTCGCCCCCGAGGAGAACGAGGCCGTCCTCGACCACGTCCTCGCGAACGAGGACTGCGAACTGGTCGCGTTCGAGTTACCGCTGGAGACCGATCCCGGCCTCACCGAGTGGGACGGGGAGACGTTCGACGAGTCGGTGACGCGCGCGAAGCGGGTCTACCCGCACCACAATGACACGGGCGGGTTCTTCTGCGCGAAGCTCCGGGTCGGCGGGGAGACGAGTGACGGACGCGGAGACGACGCGGTCGGCGTCGACGGGGTGAGCGCATGA
- a CDS encoding proteasome assembly chaperone family protein produces MTRISVVDDVSLSNPTLVEGFPGVGLVGKISTDHLIDAHEMTHYANVHCDGLPPVAVYRESETAATTPVRLYADPENDLVALRSDVPVKPGAATEVATCLGSWFDEVDLFPVFLSGLGREKDDSPPDLYGIATGDGDEALARAEVEDPPEAGLVSGPTGAMLAAALEDDRDAVGLVVESDPQFPDPEAARVLIRDGIDPIAGAETPTDGLVDQATEIRSAKRQLAERMRQATEESSQAEPLKMFQ; encoded by the coding sequence ATGACGCGAATCTCCGTCGTCGACGACGTCTCGCTGTCGAACCCGACGTTAGTGGAGGGGTTCCCCGGCGTCGGTCTCGTCGGGAAGATCTCGACCGACCACCTGATCGACGCCCACGAGATGACCCACTACGCGAACGTCCACTGCGACGGCCTCCCGCCGGTGGCCGTGTACCGCGAGTCCGAGACGGCCGCGACGACCCCCGTGCGACTGTACGCCGACCCCGAGAACGACCTCGTCGCGCTCCGCAGCGACGTGCCCGTGAAGCCGGGTGCCGCGACGGAGGTCGCGACGTGTCTCGGCTCGTGGTTCGACGAGGTCGACCTGTTCCCGGTCTTCCTGTCGGGACTCGGTCGCGAGAAGGACGATTCGCCCCCGGATCTGTACGGGATCGCGACCGGCGACGGCGACGAGGCGCTCGCGCGCGCCGAAGTGGAGGACCCGCCGGAGGCCGGCCTCGTCTCCGGCCCGACCGGCGCGATGCTCGCTGCGGCGCTGGAGGACGACCGCGACGCGGTCGGTCTCGTCGTCGAGTCCGACCCGCAGTTCCCGGACCCCGAGGCGGCGCGGGTGCTCATCCGCGACGGCATCGACCCGATCGCGGGGGCCGAGACGCCGACCGACGGTCTCGTCGATCAGGCGACGGAGATCCGGAGCGCGAAACGGCAACTGGCCGAGCGGATGCGACAGGCGACCGAGGAGAGCTCGCAGGCCGAGCCGCTGAAGATGTTTCAGTGA
- a CDS encoding DUF790 family protein → MLRKDLLRVSRAGGGYRPQFTTREHRPLAARVLGAFESHAGERRGDLDDALADLEADAAARNGEFKLVRGLAALVERECEFETRAPVPPRRVRRAAFEAAAAVGVAIEGERETAVDRAADALGIDSGAVEASLYADRDVNQVLVDADVRWDPDALLEQYDLSLAQTALFDATEVRVRSNDPKRLVSAVKRLRLMYEVEQTAEGRELVVTGPDALFSRTRRYGTAFARLLRTVAASAEWSLAATVDDRGRERTMRLSDGDVTVPDVEPVAEPAFDSGVEADFAARFRGIDLDWTLVREPEPLETGASVMIPDFAFDYDHADFRLFFEVMGFWTPEYVEKKLGQLADVEDVDLLVAVDESLGVGEEIAARDHRVVTYSGTVRVKDVVDVLDEYAAEFVADAAAALPDALSPDADAIGLAELADERGVSVAAIEDKSFPDHERAGRTLVRPAVLEAVGAEIEPGMSLSAAEAVLDEYGVDDASAALSRLGFRVEWEGLGGGTVREKGE, encoded by the coding sequence GTGTTACGGAAGGACCTCCTGCGCGTCTCTCGCGCGGGCGGCGGCTACCGTCCGCAGTTCACGACCCGGGAACACCGGCCGTTGGCGGCTCGCGTCCTCGGGGCCTTCGAGTCGCACGCGGGCGAGCGCCGGGGGGACCTCGACGACGCGCTGGCGGACCTAGAGGCCGACGCCGCCGCCCGAAACGGGGAGTTCAAGCTCGTTCGGGGACTCGCCGCGCTCGTCGAGCGGGAGTGCGAGTTCGAGACCCGTGCGCCGGTCCCCCCGCGTCGCGTCCGACGGGCCGCGTTCGAGGCCGCGGCGGCGGTCGGCGTCGCGATCGAGGGGGAGCGCGAGACCGCGGTCGACCGCGCCGCCGACGCCCTCGGGATCGACTCGGGGGCGGTCGAGGCGTCCCTGTACGCCGACCGCGACGTGAATCAGGTCCTCGTCGACGCCGACGTGCGCTGGGACCCCGACGCGCTGCTCGAACAGTACGACCTCTCGCTCGCGCAGACGGCGCTGTTCGACGCCACCGAGGTTCGGGTCCGGTCGAACGATCCGAAACGGCTCGTCTCCGCGGTCAAGCGCCTGCGGCTGATGTACGAGGTCGAGCAGACCGCAGAGGGGCGGGAGCTCGTCGTCACCGGCCCCGACGCGCTCTTCTCGCGCACGCGCCGCTACGGAACCGCGTTCGCGCGCCTGCTCCGGACCGTCGCGGCGTCCGCGGAGTGGTCGCTGGCGGCGACGGTCGACGACCGCGGCCGCGAGCGGACGATGCGCCTCTCGGACGGCGACGTGACCGTCCCGGACGTGGAGCCGGTCGCGGAGCCGGCGTTCGACAGCGGGGTCGAGGCCGACTTCGCCGCCCGGTTCCGCGGGATCGACCTCGATTGGACGCTCGTCCGCGAGCCGGAGCCGCTCGAAACGGGCGCGAGCGTGATGATCCCGGACTTCGCGTTCGACTACGACCACGCCGACTTCCGGCTCTTCTTCGAGGTGATGGGCTTCTGGACGCCGGAGTACGTCGAGAAGAAGCTCGGCCAGCTGGCCGATGTCGAGGACGTGGACCTCCTCGTCGCGGTCGACGAGAGCCTCGGGGTGGGAGAGGAGATAGCCGCCCGCGACCACCGCGTCGTCACCTACTCCGGAACGGTTCGCGTGAAGGATGTCGTCGACGTCCTCGACGAGTACGCGGCCGAGTTCGTCGCGGACGCGGCCGCCGCCCTGCCGGACGCCCTCTCGCCCGACGCCGACGCGATCGGGCTGGCCGAACTGGCCGACGAACGCGGTGTGAGCGTCGCGGCGATCGAGGACAAGTCGTTCCCCGACCACGAACGGGCCGGTCGCACCCTCGTGCGGCCCGCGGTGTTGGAGGCCGTCGGGGCCGAGATCGAGCCGGGGATGTCGCTGTCGGCGGCCGAGGCGGTCCTCGACGAGTACGGCGTCGACGACGCCAGCGCAGCGCTCTCGCGGCTCGGATTCCGGGTCGAGTGGGAGGGACTCGGCGGCGGGACGGTGCGGGAGAAAGGGGAGTAG
- a CDS encoding isochorismate synthase MenF: MEQARSRSSPPLVSRTTGVDEPAFAAAFDTLPSPRTTWSAPDDALVLGGGAAATLTASGSDRFASVREATTELFEAGDVHAGTEAARPRVFGGFAFHEGACDGDPWGPFSEARFVLPRVQLTVADNGAWLTVNAAGADADVAAVEDRLAREVDRFAALDGGGTTDSSGSNPSDAPASRPPRPGICESRRTTGREPWRESVAAAVDRIRDGDLRKVVLAQALETDLAADFPRAATLERLAKKYPDCHRYWFEPAAGESAFFGATPERLVSLRGRTVETDALAGTTGRGETPAEDEWLARELLDDGKNVHEHELVAETVRHQLEPFAASISAGERRVRRLATVQHLHTPITAELDADRHVLDLVEALHPTPAVGGLPPDRALATIRETEPFDRGWYAAPVGWIDAAGNGAFAVAIRSAVASSRRATLFAGVGIVSDSDPDREWDEVQLKYRPILDELEADDSVDS; encoded by the coding sequence ATGGAACAGGCGCGCTCACGGTCGTCGCCGCCGCTGGTCAGCCGGACCACAGGGGTCGACGAGCCGGCGTTCGCGGCGGCGTTCGACACGCTCCCGTCCCCGCGGACGACTTGGAGCGCGCCCGACGACGCGCTGGTGCTCGGCGGCGGCGCGGCCGCGACGCTGACCGCGTCCGGAAGCGACCGGTTCGCGTCGGTCCGCGAGGCGACGACGGAACTGTTCGAGGCGGGCGACGTCCACGCCGGGACCGAGGCGGCCCGCCCCCGCGTCTTCGGCGGGTTCGCCTTCCACGAGGGGGCCTGCGACGGCGACCCGTGGGGGCCGTTCTCGGAGGCCCGGTTCGTGCTGCCTCGGGTCCAGTTGACGGTCGCGGACAACGGCGCGTGGCTGACGGTCAACGCGGCCGGCGCCGACGCCGACGTCGCCGCCGTCGAGGACCGGTTGGCGCGCGAGGTCGACCGGTTCGCCGCGCTCGACGGGGGCGGTACCACGGACTCGTCCGGATCGAACCCATCCGACGCTCCCGCCTCTCGCCCGCCCCGACCGGGAATCTGCGAGAGCCGGCGGACGACGGGCCGCGAGCCGTGGCGCGAGAGCGTCGCCGCCGCGGTCGACCGGATCCGCGACGGCGACCTTCGGAAAGTGGTGTTGGCGCAGGCGCTGGAGACCGACCTCGCCGCCGACTTCCCGCGGGCGGCGACGCTCGAACGCCTCGCGAAAAAGTACCCCGACTGCCACCGCTACTGGTTCGAGCCGGCCGCCGGCGAGAGCGCTTTCTTCGGCGCTACGCCCGAGCGGCTGGTCTCGCTTCGCGGTCGAACCGTCGAGACCGACGCGCTCGCCGGGACGACCGGGCGCGGCGAGACGCCGGCCGAAGACGAGTGGCTCGCGCGCGAACTGCTCGACGACGGGAAGAACGTCCACGAACACGAGCTGGTGGCGGAGACGGTCCGGCACCAGCTTGAGCCGTTCGCGGCCTCGATATCGGCGGGCGAGCGTCGCGTCCGCCGGCTCGCGACCGTCCAGCACCTCCACACGCCGATCACCGCCGAACTCGACGCGGACCGCCACGTGCTCGACCTCGTCGAGGCGCTCCACCCCACGCCCGCGGTGGGCGGGTTACCCCCGGACCGGGCGCTGGCGACGATCCGCGAGACGGAGCCGTTCGACCGCGGCTGGTACGCCGCCCCGGTCGGGTGGATCGACGCCGCGGGCAACGGCGCGTTCGCGGTCGCGATCCGCTCGGCGGTCGCGAGCAGCCGCCGAGCCACCCTCTTCGCGGGCGTCGGGATCGTCTCCGACTCCGATCCCGACCGCGAGTGGGACGAGGTCCAGCTGAAGTACCGGCCGATCCTCGACGAGCTGGAGGCGGACGACTCGGTGGACTCGTAG